The following are from one region of the Isoalcanivorax indicus genome:
- a CDS encoding sulfurtransferase, producing MTRATTSQPSDMPLLLEPEDLNARLGDARLLIVDLGKTQIYQQAHIPGAIHLDFRRLQHGAPPVSGLIPPPDELEALFCDIGLTPDTHVVACDDEGGGWAARLLWLLEIAGHTRYSYLNGGIHAWLAAGLPTDSQPVLPRPSLYRLGEINLQPTVDIDYVLKRHRDADVVLWDARSLEEYEGTRAYAPKSGHIPGAVHFEWTDAMDKARNLRLREPDALRRDLADQGITGDKEVIAYCQTHHRSSLAWLVGRVLGFDNIRGYPGSWSEWGNHPDTPAEKDMPA from the coding sequence ATGACCCGCGCCACGACCAGCCAGCCCAGCGACATGCCGCTGCTGCTTGAACCGGAAGACCTCAATGCCCGCCTCGGCGATGCGCGGCTGCTGATCGTGGATCTCGGCAAGACGCAGATCTATCAGCAAGCCCACATTCCCGGCGCCATCCATCTTGATTTTCGCCGCCTGCAACACGGCGCGCCGCCGGTCAGCGGCCTGATTCCCCCACCCGACGAACTGGAAGCCCTGTTCTGCGACATCGGTCTGACGCCGGACACCCATGTGGTGGCCTGCGACGACGAAGGCGGCGGCTGGGCCGCCCGCTTGCTGTGGCTGCTGGAGATCGCTGGCCATACCCGTTACAGCTATCTCAACGGCGGCATCCACGCCTGGCTGGCGGCCGGGTTGCCCACTGACAGCCAGCCGGTGTTACCACGCCCGTCGCTGTACCGCCTGGGCGAGATCAATCTGCAACCCACCGTCGATATCGACTATGTGCTCAAGCGCCATCGCGATGCCGATGTGGTGCTGTGGGATGCACGCTCGCTGGAAGAATATGAAGGCACCCGTGCCTACGCGCCGAAAAGCGGCCATATCCCCGGCGCGGTGCATTTCGAATGGACCGATGCCATGGACAAGGCGCGCAACCTGCGGCTGCGCGAGCCGGATGCACTGCGCCGCGACCTCGCCGACCAGGGCATCACGGGCGACAAGGAAGTGATTGCCTACTGCCAGACCCATCACCGCTCCAGCCTGGCCTGGCTGGTGGGGCGCGTTCTCGGGTTCGACAATATCCGGGGCTACCCCGGCTCCTGGTCCGAATGGGGCAACCATCCGGATACGCCTGCTGAAAAGGACATGCCTGCGTGA
- a CDS encoding EAL domain-containing protein, which translates to MTYKLDTIRLLIAHDSQDDAEQLMNALRNAGRATRAELVLGEDDLLRALKSGSWELLLCRPAFGGCTLDQTMAHMQRLGKAVPTIALVDEFDQDALLAAMQAGARAMAPVANRDLIMLLVDQQLQHLQLRKERQQLELALRDAEKRLSVLMDQSRDAIAYVVDGMHIHANDTYLEMFGYDSADDLAGVPIMDMVSAADHEKLKKLLRSRAQDESQTNELECRGVNTGGDEFDATFVFSPSTYDGETCTQIVIRSAAVDESALQEKLDEMSRMDQVTGLYNRGWLMEQLDAALSEAVKQGQMSAVLYLRVDQFEQHQSVVGIEGADEALGLVAEALRGAIQGPVPLARVGDEEFALLLPVDDRDVARDQAEALRKVIETLMPAVQGRTLHLTASIGVAFVQEDSRNSQAVMTKALDCCNKAQKANNQQGNNVHVHDPMDDVAAGSSEAVLLSIRHALENNSFRLMYQPLMNLSDEGDHLFEVFVHLPQKDGEDLKPDAFMPVAAEHGLAGKIDRWVTLHAMRAAASQQGRVSLLINLSGHSLQETDLAPWIGKAIKAARFDGSRLLFQLSEADANSFLKQAQVFVEQIAVLGCGLSISRFAGGINPFKLFEHLPAAMVKFDGSFTQELSKAESKQKFADLISTASGQGRKVVVGFVESAQQMQVLWTLNGINYLQGYYLQAPGPEMQINEES; encoded by the coding sequence ATGACCTACAAACTGGATACCATTCGGCTACTGATCGCCCACGACTCCCAGGACGATGCAGAACAACTGATGAACGCCCTGCGTAATGCAGGCCGGGCCACCCGGGCGGAACTGGTGCTCGGAGAGGATGATCTGTTGCGTGCCCTGAAGTCCGGCAGCTGGGAGCTATTGCTGTGCCGCCCGGCCTTCGGTGGCTGCACGCTGGATCAGACCATGGCGCACATGCAGCGCCTGGGCAAGGCGGTGCCCACCATTGCGCTGGTGGACGAGTTTGATCAGGACGCGCTGCTGGCGGCCATGCAGGCGGGCGCCCGTGCCATGGCGCCCGTGGCCAATCGAGACCTGATCATGCTGCTGGTGGATCAGCAGTTGCAGCATCTGCAATTGCGCAAGGAGCGTCAGCAGCTCGAACTCGCCCTGCGTGATGCAGAGAAACGGTTGTCGGTCCTGATGGACCAGAGCCGCGACGCCATCGCCTACGTCGTGGACGGCATGCATATCCACGCCAACGATACCTATCTCGAAATGTTCGGCTACGACAGCGCCGATGATCTGGCCGGGGTGCCGATCATGGATATGGTGTCTGCCGCCGACCATGAAAAACTCAAGAAACTGCTGCGCAGCCGCGCCCAGGATGAGAGCCAGACCAACGAACTGGAATGCCGTGGTGTGAATACCGGCGGCGACGAGTTCGATGCCACCTTTGTATTTTCCCCCTCTACCTATGACGGTGAAACCTGCACCCAGATCGTGATTCGCAGTGCTGCGGTGGACGAATCCGCGCTGCAGGAAAAACTGGATGAAATGAGCCGCATGGACCAGGTCACCGGCCTGTACAACCGGGGCTGGCTGATGGAGCAGCTGGATGCGGCCTTGTCCGAGGCGGTGAAGCAGGGCCAGATGAGCGCCGTGCTTTATCTGCGTGTGGACCAGTTCGAGCAGCACCAGAGTGTGGTCGGTATCGAAGGGGCCGACGAGGCCCTGGGGCTGGTGGCGGAAGCGCTGCGCGGTGCGATTCAGGGGCCGGTGCCATTGGCCCGGGTGGGCGATGAGGAATTCGCCTTGCTGCTGCCGGTGGATGACCGTGATGTGGCGCGCGACCAGGCCGAGGCCTTGCGCAAGGTGATCGAAACCCTGATGCCGGCCGTGCAGGGCAGAACATTGCATCTGACCGCCAGTATCGGTGTGGCCTTCGTCCAGGAAGACAGCCGCAACAGCCAGGCGGTCATGACCAAGGCGCTGGATTGCTGCAACAAGGCGCAGAAGGCGAATAATCAGCAGGGCAACAACGTGCATGTGCACGACCCGATGGATGACGTGGCCGCCGGCTCGTCGGAAGCGGTGCTGTTGTCGATCCGCCATGCGCTGGAAAACAACAGCTTCCGGCTGATGTACCAGCCGCTGATGAACCTGTCGGACGAAGGCGATCACCTGTTCGAGGTGTTTGTCCATTTGCCACAGAAGGATGGCGAAGACCTGAAGCCGGACGCCTTCATGCCGGTGGCCGCAGAGCACGGGCTGGCGGGCAAGATCGACCGCTGGGTGACGCTGCATGCCATGCGCGCGGCGGCGTCGCAACAGGGGCGGGTCAGTCTGCTCATCAACCTAAGTGGGCATTCGCTGCAGGAAACCGATCTGGCGCCGTGGATTGGCAAGGCCATCAAGGCGGCGCGCTTCGACGGCAGTCGGCTGCTGTTCCAGCTCTCCGAAGCGGACGCCAACAGTTTCCTCAAGCAGGCGCAGGTCTTTGTCGAGCAGATTGCGGTGCTCGGTTGCGGCCTGTCGATCAGCCGTTTTGCCGGCGGCATCAACCCGTTCAAGCTGTTCGAGCATCTGCCAGCGGCCATGGTCAAGTTCGACGGCAGCTTCACCCAGGAGCTGAGCAAGGCGGAGAGCAAACAGAAGTTTGCCGACCTGATCAGCACGGCCAGTGGTCAGGGCCGCAAGGTGGTGGTCGGTTTTGTGGAATCGGCCCAGCAGATGCAGGTGCTCTGGACCCTGAACGGCATCAACTACCTGCAGGGATATTACCTGCAGGCGCCGGGTCCGGAGATGCAGATCAACGAAGAAAGCTGA
- a CDS encoding penicillin acylase family protein, whose translation MDRTMLLNLGRSALPVACLFAGAVTLTACGGSSSSRSGTQYSATIERTTYGVPHITADNYAGLGYGHGYAIAEDNLCTLADAYVTFRGERSRYFGPTAAASSGGTFGTPNNRNADYFFRFVVNDDVVNTYRDDQPQDLRDLSRGFAAGFSRYVREVQGGEHAGRHQSCRDAEWLAEIDEQDVFRRLVALNLAASAANWVSEIATAAPPAGGEGLSMPLSEPTLDADRVAVGQKAGIGSNTYSFGTDATEGSALNFANPHWYLDGVDRFYQVQLTLPGSMDISGATIMGTPMVLMGFNDDIAWAHTVSTARRFTLYGLMLNENDATQYVFDGAPRDMEAVEISIQVKQEDDSLATETRTLYRSHYGPMINLAGLGLPAWGANNMAFTLRDVNLENTRTFRNFFEWGQAASLEEFLDIAKTHVAIPWVNTAAVSRHDDRALYSDITAVPNVPDAHRDACLVPTLGPAVLQMVPGLPLLQGWTSNCDWLTDEDSAQPGAFGPDNLPYLLRNDYVANMNDSYWLSNPDEPLTGYAGIIGREDYQQSLRTRMGHILARERLDGSDGLGGDKATSDTLREIVLNSRNLSAELLKEDLLNVVCGNGDPSDDEQAACAALSAWDNTGSADARGAHVWTAVWQRIRSIEGLFATPFDAGNAVDTPADLNTADSDVIDALNSAFAQAVVDVANSGVDFDAQLGDLRPYPKAGHTIPHYGGEGGEGYFTVLRNTYMHVVDFPEGEPVRAYTLLAPSQSTDPASPHYADYTQAYADGNWHRVPYTRAQIEAERISLKRLRE comes from the coding sequence GTGGACAGAACCATGCTGTTGAACCTCGGCCGGAGCGCGCTACCTGTGGCCTGCCTGTTTGCCGGGGCCGTCACCCTGACCGCCTGTGGCGGCAGCTCAAGCTCGCGCAGCGGCACCCAGTACAGCGCCACGATCGAGCGCACCACCTATGGCGTGCCGCATATCACCGCCGACAACTATGCCGGGCTGGGTTATGGCCACGGCTACGCCATTGCCGAAGACAATCTCTGCACCCTCGCCGATGCCTACGTGACCTTCCGTGGCGAGCGTTCGCGCTATTTCGGGCCCACGGCCGCGGCCTCGTCCGGCGGCACCTTCGGCACCCCCAACAACCGCAACGCGGATTACTTCTTCCGCTTCGTCGTCAACGATGACGTGGTCAACACCTATCGCGATGACCAGCCCCAGGACCTGCGCGACCTGTCGCGCGGCTTTGCCGCCGGGTTCAGCCGCTATGTCCGTGAGGTCCAGGGCGGCGAGCATGCCGGACGCCACCAGAGCTGCCGCGACGCCGAATGGCTGGCCGAGATCGACGAGCAGGATGTATTCCGTCGCCTGGTAGCCCTGAATCTGGCCGCCAGCGCCGCCAACTGGGTCAGTGAAATCGCCACGGCCGCACCGCCCGCCGGTGGCGAAGGGCTGAGCATGCCGCTGAGCGAACCCACCCTGGACGCCGACCGCGTGGCGGTGGGCCAGAAGGCCGGCATCGGCAGCAACACCTATTCCTTCGGCACCGACGCCACCGAGGGCAGTGCCCTGAACTTCGCCAACCCGCACTGGTATCTGGATGGCGTGGACCGCTTTTATCAGGTGCAGCTGACCCTGCCGGGCAGCATGGATATTTCCGGCGCCACCATCATGGGCACGCCGATGGTGCTGATGGGTTTCAACGACGACATCGCCTGGGCGCACACCGTGTCCACCGCCCGGCGTTTCACACTTTACGGCCTGATGCTGAACGAAAACGATGCGACACAGTATGTGTTCGATGGTGCCCCCCGTGACATGGAAGCGGTTGAGATCAGTATCCAGGTGAAGCAGGAAGACGACAGCCTCGCCACCGAAACCCGCACGCTGTATCGCTCCCACTACGGCCCGATGATCAATCTGGCTGGCCTGGGCCTGCCCGCCTGGGGCGCCAACAACATGGCCTTCACCCTGCGTGATGTGAATCTGGAAAACACCCGCACCTTCCGCAACTTCTTCGAGTGGGGCCAGGCAGCCTCGCTGGAAGAATTCCTGGATATCGCCAAAACCCATGTCGCCATTCCCTGGGTCAACACGGCGGCCGTATCACGACACGATGACCGGGCCCTGTACTCCGACATCACCGCCGTGCCGAACGTACCGGACGCCCATCGCGATGCCTGCCTGGTGCCGACCCTCGGCCCGGCGGTGCTGCAAATGGTGCCCGGCCTGCCGCTGCTGCAAGGCTGGACATCCAACTGCGACTGGCTGACCGATGAGGACTCCGCCCAGCCCGGCGCCTTTGGCCCGGACAACCTGCCCTACCTGTTGCGCAACGATTATGTGGCCAACATGAATGACAGCTACTGGCTGAGCAATCCGGACGAACCGCTGACCGGCTATGCCGGCATCATCGGCCGGGAGGACTACCAGCAGAGCCTGCGTACCCGTATGGGCCACATCCTTGCACGCGAACGCCTGGACGGCAGCGATGGGCTCGGCGGCGACAAGGCCACCAGCGACACCCTTCGCGAGATCGTCCTCAACAGCCGCAACCTGAGCGCCGAACTGCTCAAGGAGGACCTGCTGAATGTGGTCTGTGGCAATGGCGACCCGAGCGATGACGAACAAGCGGCTTGTGCGGCGCTGAGCGCCTGGGACAACACCGGCAGCGCCGATGCCCGCGGTGCCCACGTCTGGACCGCTGTATGGCAACGCATCCGCAGCATCGAAGGGCTGTTTGCCACACCGTTTGATGCGGGCAATGCGGTAGACACCCCGGCCGACCTGAACACCGCCGACAGTGATGTCATCGACGCCCTGAACAGCGCCTTTGCCCAGGCCGTGGTCGATGTGGCAAACAGTGGCGTCGACTTCGATGCGCAGCTGGGCGATCTGCGCCCGTATCCGAAGGCCGGGCACACCATCCCGCATTACGGTGGCGAAGGCGGCGAAGGCTATTTCACCGTGCTGCGCAACACCTACATGCATGTGGTGGATTTCCCCGAGGGTGAACCGGTGCGCGCCTACACGCTGCTGGCACCGTCCCAGTCCACGGATCCGGCCAGCCCGCATTACGCGGATTACACCCAGGCCTATGCGGACGGCAACTGGCATCGGGTGCCCTACACCCGCGCACAGATCGAGGCTGAACGCATCAGCCTCAAGCGCCTGCGCGAATAA
- the asd gene encoding archaetidylserine decarboxylase (Phosphatidylserine decarboxylase is synthesized as a single chain precursor. Generation of the pyruvoyl active site from a Ser is coupled to cleavage of a Gly-Ser bond between the larger (beta) and smaller (alpha chains). It is an integral membrane protein.) → MKVSFLERLFVLLQYILPHHLLSRGVGLLARSEVPWIKTTFIRLFSKRFGITLEEAEIEDADAFASFNAFFTRALKPGARPIDPAVDSIACPADGGISQIGQLRGSDVLQAKGHYYSAFELLGGDAELASEFVNGHFATVYLSPRDYHRVHMPVSGTLREMIYVPGRLFSVNQATTRQVPGLFARNERAVCIFDTDQGPVAVVLVGAMIVAGIETVFAGQVTPQPSTITRTRYDRSTPIRLEKGDELGRFLLGSTVVMLFPEGRCQWADGLGEDTPVRMGQALGKVS, encoded by the coding sequence GTGAAAGTTTCTTTCCTTGAACGTCTGTTCGTGCTGTTGCAGTACATCCTGCCGCATCATCTGCTGTCGCGCGGCGTCGGCCTGCTGGCCCGCAGTGAAGTACCGTGGATCAAGACCACCTTCATTCGCCTGTTCAGCAAGCGCTTCGGCATCACGCTGGAAGAAGCCGAGATCGAGGACGCCGACGCCTTTGCGAGCTTCAATGCGTTCTTCACCCGCGCCCTGAAACCCGGCGCGCGTCCCATCGACCCCGCTGTGGACAGCATCGCCTGCCCGGCAGATGGCGGGATCAGCCAGATCGGCCAGTTGCGCGGCAGTGACGTGCTGCAGGCCAAGGGGCACTACTATTCCGCCTTCGAGCTGCTGGGCGGTGACGCCGAGCTGGCCAGTGAATTCGTCAACGGCCATTTCGCCACCGTCTACCTGTCGCCCAGGGATTATCATCGCGTGCACATGCCCGTCAGCGGCACCCTGCGGGAAATGATCTATGTGCCCGGGCGGCTGTTCTCGGTCAATCAGGCCACCACGCGCCAGGTGCCCGGCCTGTTCGCGCGCAACGAACGTGCCGTCTGCATTTTCGACACCGATCAGGGCCCCGTCGCCGTGGTGCTGGTGGGTGCCATGATCGTGGCCGGAATCGAAACCGTGTTTGCCGGTCAGGTGACCCCGCAGCCGAGTACCATTACCCGCACCCGCTATGACCGCAGCACACCGATCCGGCTGGAAAAAGGTGACGAACTGGGCCGCTTCCTGCTCGGCTCTACCGTGGTCATGCTGTTCCCGGAGGGGCGTTGCCAATGGGCTGACGGCCTGGGCGAAGACACCCCGGTACGCATGGGGCAGGCCCTCGGCAAGGTCAGCTGA
- the serB gene encoding phosphoserine phosphatase SerB, whose translation MRDIILIQVSGGDRPGLTAAFTRILAQYHLNILDIGQAVIHDTLSLGILVEVPATAESSALLKDLLFEAHKLKVSVRFLPIDHDRYDEWVAGQGKDRYIITLLSRRITAAQLGEVTAVVADNALNIDSINRLSGRVHLEGEERPDEDARACVEISVRGRPSNPEAMRAAFLRIANEQNLDIAFQKDSAFRRNRRLVVFDMDSTLIESEVIDELAREAGVGEQVEAITERAMRGELDFNDSFRERVALLKGLDADALQRVQQRIRLTEGAERLIGTLKALGYRTAILSGGFTWFGNYLKAKLGIDHVHANELEIENGQVTGRVVGAIVNGQRKAELLREIAAHEGISLEQVIAVGDGANDLPMLGIAGLGIAFRAKPLVKESAEQAISTLGLDGILYLIGVRDRDQAELLAAGFQLPREG comes from the coding sequence TTGCGCGATATCATTCTTATCCAGGTGTCCGGTGGCGACCGCCCCGGCCTGACAGCGGCTTTCACCCGCATCCTCGCCCAGTACCATCTGAATATTCTGGATATCGGCCAGGCCGTGATCCACGACACCCTGTCGCTGGGCATCCTGGTGGAGGTCCCGGCCACGGCCGAATCGTCGGCGTTGCTCAAGGATCTGTTGTTTGAAGCACACAAACTGAAAGTGTCTGTGCGCTTTCTGCCGATCGATCATGACCGCTACGATGAATGGGTCGCGGGCCAGGGCAAGGACCGCTACATCATCACCCTGCTGTCGCGCCGCATTACGGCGGCGCAACTGGGCGAAGTGACGGCGGTGGTGGCGGACAACGCGCTGAATATCGACAGCATCAATCGTTTGTCCGGCCGCGTGCATCTGGAGGGCGAGGAACGCCCCGACGAAGATGCCCGCGCCTGCGTGGAGATTTCCGTGCGCGGACGACCGAGCAATCCGGAAGCCATGCGCGCCGCGTTCCTGCGTATCGCCAACGAACAGAATCTGGATATCGCGTTCCAGAAAGACAGCGCCTTCCGCCGCAATCGTCGCCTCGTCGTGTTCGATATGGATTCCACCCTGATCGAGTCTGAAGTGATCGACGAACTGGCGCGGGAAGCGGGTGTCGGCGAGCAGGTAGAAGCCATCACCGAACGCGCCATGCGCGGAGAACTGGATTTCAACGACAGCTTCCGCGAACGCGTGGCGCTATTGAAAGGTCTGGACGCCGACGCCCTGCAACGGGTGCAGCAGCGTATTCGCCTCACCGAGGGCGCCGAGCGACTGATCGGTACGCTGAAAGCCCTGGGCTACCGCACCGCCATTCTCAGCGGCGGCTTTACCTGGTTCGGCAATTACCTGAAAGCCAAGCTCGGCATTGACCATGTGCATGCCAACGAGCTGGAAATCGAGAATGGCCAGGTGACCGGCCGCGTCGTGGGCGCCATCGTCAACGGCCAGCGCAAGGCAGAACTGCTGCGCGAGATTGCCGCCCACGAGGGCATCAGTCTGGAACAGGTGATTGCGGTGGGCGACGGCGCCAATGATCTGCCGATGCTGGGCATCGCCGGGCTGGGCATTGCATTCCGCGCCAAGCCGCTGGTCAAGGAAAGTGCCGAGCAGGCGATTTCGACGCTGGGACTGGACGGCATCCTGTACCTGATCGGCGTACGCGACCGCGATCAGGCGGAGCTGCTGGCCGCCGGTTTCCAGCTTCCCCGGGAGGGCTGA
- a CDS encoding ATP-grasp domain-containing protein, with protein sequence MRLITFDPFRTLGLPGVRYIKPELMNRHLADIRAADCLLFPGYWQLNTLHYVLRQRIFPSPVTYHLGHDKVEMTRAFQVACPEHVPHTEILASTPENVRDVLQRWPLPFVAKVVRASQGLGVYLIDNAAQFEAYAQQNEVLYVQQRLPIERDLRIVVVGREIVAAYWREGADFHNNVSRGGVVRLELPVPSVATDFVLSLSQYLDIDHAGFDIAMVEGTPMLLEFNRLFGHQGIPGLAGQVADATRRYLFGDTAPPPGQQQRA encoded by the coding sequence ATGCGGCTGATTACCTTCGATCCGTTTCGCACGCTGGGCCTGCCCGGCGTGCGCTATATCAAACCGGAGCTGATGAACCGGCATCTGGCGGACATCCGCGCGGCAGATTGCCTGCTGTTTCCCGGGTACTGGCAGCTCAACACCCTGCACTATGTGCTGCGCCAACGTATCTTCCCCAGCCCGGTGACCTACCATCTGGGCCACGACAAGGTGGAGATGACACGCGCCTTTCAGGTGGCCTGCCCGGAGCATGTCCCGCACACGGAAATCCTCGCCAGCACACCGGAAAATGTTCGTGATGTCCTGCAACGCTGGCCCTTGCCCTTCGTGGCCAAGGTAGTGCGTGCCAGCCAGGGGCTGGGCGTCTATCTGATCGACAATGCGGCGCAATTCGAGGCCTACGCGCAGCAGAACGAGGTGCTCTATGTGCAGCAGCGCCTGCCCATAGAGCGGGACCTGCGTATCGTCGTGGTGGGGCGTGAGATCGTGGCGGCCTACTGGCGCGAAGGCGCCGACTTCCACAACAACGTGTCACGCGGCGGCGTGGTCCGGCTGGAACTGCCGGTGCCGTCTGTCGCCACCGACTTCGTACTCAGTCTGAGCCAGTATCTGGATATCGACCATGCCGGCTTCGACATCGCCATGGTCGAGGGCACACCGATGCTGCTGGAGTTCAATCGCCTGTTCGGCCACCAGGGCATCCCCGGCCTGGCGGGGCAGGTGGCGGACGCGACCCGGCGCTATCTGTTCGGCGACACGGCCCCACCCCCCGGACAACAGCAGCGCGCCTGA